A stretch of the Panicum virgatum strain AP13 chromosome 9N, P.virgatum_v5, whole genome shotgun sequence genome encodes the following:
- the LOC120693511 gene encoding transcription factor MYB2-like, with the protein MDMAHERDASSEEEVMAGELRRGPWTVEEDLLLVNYVASHGEGRWNSLARSAGLKRTGKSCRLRWLNYLRPDLRRGNITPQEQLLILELHSRWGNRWSKIAQHLPGRTDNEIKNYWRTRVQKHAKQLKCDVNSQQFKDVMRYLWMPRLVERIQAAAASAAGAPGQQAGAADTPLSSSWQHGADDGLYASPELPTDACCWPAEYYGTAAGDHQLLNNPAVPELSSTTAGSSSPSSDSAAGAQPWLAPVGGAEWFTTACDASSAAVAMHDTVLAEQQRQQQQPPCLLGETWSSSELPELGVADFETGSFDVESIWSMDDNLWYTQTQGV; encoded by the exons ATGGATATGGCGCACGAGAGAGACGCGAGCAGCGAGGAGGAGGTGatggccggcgagctccggcgcggGCCGTGGACGGTGGAGGAGGACCTGCTGCTGGTCAACTACGTCGCCTCGCACGGCGAGGGCCGCTGGAATTCGCTCGCCCGATCAGCAG GGCTGAAGCGCACCGGCAAGAGCTGCCGCCTCCGGTGGCTCAACTACCTGCGCCCCGACCTCCGGCGCGGCAACATCACGCCGCAGGAGCAGCTGCTCATCCTGGAGCTGCACTCGCGCTGGGGCAACCGCTGGTCCAAGATCGCGCAGCACCTCCCCGGCCGCACCGACAACGAGATCAAGAACTACTGGCGCACGCGCGTGCAGAAGCACGCCAAGCAGCTCAAGTGCGACGTCAACAGCCAGCAGTTCAAGGACGTCATGCGCTACCTCTGGATGCCCCGCCTCGTCGAGCGCATCCAGGCCGCCGCAGCCAGCGCCGCCGGGGCACCGGGGCAGCAGGCCGGCGCCGCGGACACGCCGCTGTCCTCGTCGTGGCAGCACGGCGCCGACGACGGCCTCTACGCGTCCCCCGAGCTGCCCACGGACGCCTGCTGCTGGCCCGCAGAGTACTACGGCACGGCCGCCGGTGATCACCAGCTGCTGAACAACCCCGCCGTCCCGGAGCTGTCGAGCACAACGGCCGGCTCGTCCTCTCCGTCCTCGGACTCCGCCGCGGGGGCGCAGCCCTGGCTTGCGCCCGTGGGTGGGGCGGAGTGGTTCACCACCGCCTGCgacgcctccagcgccgccgtcgccatgcaCGACACCGTCCTGGccgagcagcagcggcagcagcagcagccgccgtgcCTGCTCGGGGAGACGTGGTCGTCCTCCGAGCTCCCGGAGCTCGGCGTCGCGGACTTCGAGACCGG